The Thermothielavioides terrestris NRRL 8126 chromosome 2, complete sequence genome includes a region encoding these proteins:
- a CDS encoding carbohydrate esterase family 8 protein (CAZy_ID 269842), which translates to MVSSLALLLPLVISAAAAPLETRAARTSPPTGCLAVGGSAQYKTVQSAVNALSTSSTTAQCIFIYAGTYNEQVLIPQLKSSLTLYGQTADTSSYSSNTVTITNGLSQDDGLTNDETATLRAHTTNLKVYNINLVNTRGQGSQALALSAYADKQGYYGCQFKGFQDTVLAETGVQVYAKSYIEGATDFIFGQYAQAWFDGVDIRVLAASVGYITANGRDSSTNPSYYVINKSTVAAKTGATVKDGAYYLGRPWRDYARVVFQETSLSSVINPAGWSIWSTSSPQTDHVTFAEYGNSGDGAKGTRASFATKLSAPVSISTVLGSDYQSWVDTSYLS; encoded by the coding sequence ATGGTGTCTTCCCTGGCGCTCCTTCTTCCGCTTGtcatctcggcggccgcagcgccgctTGAGACCCGCGCTGCACGCACTTCGCCGCCCACGGGATGCCTCGCTGTCGGCGGCTCGGCCCAGTACAAGACGGTCCAGTCGGCGGTCAACGCTCTCAGCACGTCTAGCACCACGGCTCAGTGCATCTTCATCTATGCGGGCACCTACAACGAGCAAGTCCTCATTCCGCAGCTCAAGTCTTCCCTGACCCTCTACGGCCAGACGGCCGACACAAGCAGCTACTCGTCCAACACGGTCACCATCACCAATGGCCTCAGTCAGGACGACGGGCTCACAAACGATGAGACCGCGACCCTCCGGGCGCATACGACCAACCTGAAGGTGTACAACATCAACCTTGTCAACACGCGCGGACAGGGCTCGCAGGCGCTGGCCCTCAGCGCCTATGCGGACAAGCAGGGCTACTACGGCTGCCAGTTCAAGGGTTTCCAGGACACCGTCCTGGCGGAGACGGGCGTGCAGGTGTACGCCAAGAGCTATATCGAGGGTGCCACCGACTTCATCTTCGGGCAGTACGCCCAGGCGTGgttcgacggcgtcgacatccgcgtgctggccgcctcGGTCGGCTACATCACGGCGAACGGGCGCGACTCGTCCACCAATCCGTCCTACTACGTGATCAACAAGTCGACCGTCGCGGCCAAGACCGGCGCCACCGTCAAGGACGGCGCCTACTACCTCGGCCGGCCCTGGCGCGACTACGCCCGCGTCGTCTTCCAGGAGACCAGTCTGTCCAGCGTGATCAACCCGGCCGGCTGGAGCATCTGGAGCACGAGCAGCCCGCAGACCGACCACGTCACGTTCGCCGAGTACGGCAActcgggcgacggcgccaaGGGCACGCGCGCCAGCTTCGCCACCAAGTTGTCCGCACCCGTGAGCATCTCGACGGTGCTGGGCAGCGACTACCAGTCCTGGGTCGACACCTCCTACCTTTCTTGA
- a CDS encoding glycoside hydrolase family 2 protein (CAZy_ID 269940), translated as MLTAPSIARCVATALLGTLLWTALARNVLDLSTQAWTLSNDGLNISVRGRVPSHVHLDLFEARVIGDPYYALNDFNLRWIAWNSWNYSAAINGLTILLFNGLDTFANISFCGEYVAYTNNQFRQYVLNVTDILANCNASQPELRILFESVPVVANSIAAQPGQETWPESVEILFEFANRQFVRKEQSDFGWDWGPAFVPTGIWQKAWIVQLEPGEIYVRNSLLDIYRENQLPNLPPDQNGNWVLNASVDVVGALPTGSSLSYSITDRQTEQLVTSGVFGNISNGGNVITGTTELDKALFKLWWPSGLGEQNLYNVTLRVASPQNTTLAVVTKTTGFRTIVLNMGEITDEQLAQGIAPGNNWHFEINGYPFFAKGSNFIPPDAFWPRVTPQRIRQLFEAVVAGNQNMLRVWASGAYSPDFMYDIADELGILLWSEFEFGDALYPVDADFLENARLEAHYQVRRINHHPSLAVWAGGNEFENLELYLVNASAPDDYGRYKDEYETLFLNTLLPAVYENSRSITYMPSSTNNGYLSLNFSKAIPIDERYSMVEDGSFYGDTDYYNYASEYAFDINSYPVGRFANEFGFHSMPSVASWRRVVPDDELWFNSTTVMLRNHHPPAQGLSVNNTQNASIGQAEMTMAVQRYYPAPNKTDPIANFSSWAWSTQVFQADFYKSQIQFYRASSGFPSRQLGCLYWQLEDIWQAPTWAGIEYEGRWKVLHNVAKDIYQPVILAPLWNATSGLLQLYAVSDLWTPANGTVTVEWIDWAGRTLPVPAVGIVGNSTPGTTGPALAPRQTLPLNASAALLVATLTATGTPPNPPATRTAAGPSTYTHANYWTPVPLAQAALVDPGLAVSYDAAGDAFVVTAARGTSVWTWLAAGPEDEDAVVVNFEENGFLLRRGEVKRVGYTVVSGGREGWRGRVVGRSLWENLLP; from the exons ATGTTGACCGCCCCGAGCATTGCGCGCTGCGTCGCGACAGCGCTGCTAGGCACGCTGTTGTGGACTGCGCTCGCAAGAAATGTCTTAGACCTGTCCACACAGGCTTGGACACTATCCAATGACGGCCTGAACATCTCTGTCCGTGGCCGTGTGCCTTCTCATGTCCATTTGGATCTCTTCGAGGCTCGCGTGATTGGAGACCC ATATTACGCCCTCAACGACTTCAATCTCCGCTGGATTGCTTGGAACAGCTGGAACTACTCGGCAGCCATTAATGGACT CACCATCCTCCTTTTCAATGGCCTCGACACCTTCGCCAACATTTCTTTCTGTGGCGAATACGTGGCGTACACCAACAACCAGTTCCGCCAGTACGTCCTCAACGTCACCGACATCCTGGCCAACTGCAACGCGTCTCAGCCCGAGCTGCGCATCTTGTTCGAGAGCGTGCCCGTCGTAGCCAACAGCATCGCCGCGCAGCCAGGCCAGGAGACTTGGCCGGAGTCGGTCGAGATACTATTCGAGTTCGCCAACCGGCAGTTCGTGCGAAAGGAGCAGTCCGACTTCGGCTGGGACTGGGGGCCGGCTTTTGTGCCCACGGGGATATGGCAGAAGGCTTGGATTGTGCAGCTGGAGCCGGGCGAGATCTACGTCCGCAACTCGCTGCTCGATATATACCGCGAGAACCAGTTGCCGAATCTTCCGCCCGACCAGAACGGCAATTGGGTCCTGAACGCCAGTGTCGATGTCGTTGGAGCGTTGCCGACCGGATCAAGCCTGTCGTATAGCATTACAGACCGCCAGACTGAGCAGTTGGTCACCTCCGGTGTGTTCGGCAATATCAGCAATGGTGGCAATGTCATAACGGGGACAACAGAGCTTGATAAGGCGCTGTTCAAGCTGTGGTGGCCGTCCGGGCTTGGCGAGCAGAACCTTTACAACGTCACGCTCCGTGTTGCTTCGCCTCAAAACACGACGCTGGCTGTGGTGACCAAAACCACCGGTTTCAGGACCATCGTGCTCAACATGGGCGAGATTACAGATGAGCAGCTAGCTCAGGGGATCGCTCCAGGCAACAATT GGCATTTCGAAATCAACGGCTACCCCTTTTTCGCCAAGGGTAGCAACTTCATTCCACCGGACGCCTTCTGGCCGCGAGTGACGCCACAGCGCATCCGGCAGCTTTTCGAGGCTGTGGTCGCCGGAAACCAAAATATGCTCCGCGTGTGGGCAAGCGGAGCTTATTCGCCGGACTTCATGTATGAcatcgccgacgagctgggCATCTTGCTGTGGAGCGAATTCGAGTTCGGCGATGCCTTGTACCCCGTGGATGCCGACTTCCTGGAGAACGCAAGGCTCGAGGCCCACTATCAGGTTCGCCGTATCAACCATCACCCATCGCTGGCTGTCTGGGCTGGTGGCAACGAGTTTGAGAATCTCGAGCTCTACCTGGTAAATGCGAGTGCACCGGACGACTACGGCAGGTACAAAGACGAGTACGAGACACTGTTCCTCAATACGCTCCTCCCGGCCGTCTACGAGAACAGCCGTAGCATCACGTACATGCCGAGCAGCACCAACAACGGCTACCTGTCGCTAAACTTCAGCAAGGCGATCCCCATCGACGAGCGCTACAGCATGGTGGAGGACGGGTCCTTCTACGGCGACACAGACTACTACAACTACGCGTCGGAGTACGCCTTCGACATCAACTCGTACCCGGTCGGGCGCTTTGCCAACGAGTTCGGCTTCCACAGCATGCCGAGCGTGGCCTCATGGCGTAGAGTGGTCCCAGACGACGAGCTCTGGTTCAACAGCACGACCGTGATGCTTCGCAACCATCACCCGCCCGCTCAAGGGCTCAGCGTCAACAACACCCAGAACGCGTCCATCGGACAGGCCGAGATGACCATGGCGGTGCAGCGCTACTACCCAGCCCCGAACAAGACCGACCCGATCGCCAACTTCTCCTCCTGGGCGTGGTCGACACAGGTGTTCCAGGCAGACTTCTACAAGAGTCAGATCCAGTTCTACCGCGCCTCGAGCGGGTTCCCCAGCCGCCAGCTCGGCTGTCTGTATTGGCAGCTCGAAGACATCTGGCAAGCGCCCACATGGGCCGGCATCGAGTACGAGGGCCGCTGGAAGGTGCTGCACAACGTGGCCAAGGACATCTACCAGCCGGTGATCCTGGCGCCGCTGTGGAACGCCACcagcggcctgctgcagctctATGCCGTCAGTGACCTGTGGACGCCGGCCAACGGCACCGTCACGGTCGAGTGGATCGACTGGGCCGGCAGGACCCTGCCCGTTCCCGCGGTTGGCATCGTCGGCAACAGCACCCCCGGCACCACCGGCCCGGCCCTGGCGCCGCGGCAAACACTCCC CCTCAACGCAAGCGCGGCCCTCCTAGTCGCGACGCTCACAGCAACCGGCACGCCGCCAAACCCGCCCGCAacccgcaccgccgccgggcccagCACGTACACGCACGCCAACTACTGGACGCCGGTGCcgctcgcgcaggcggcgctggtcgaCCCGGGCCTGGCGGTGTCGTAcgacgcggcgggcgacgcgTTCGtggtgacggcggcgcggggcacGAGCGTGTGGACGTGGCTtgcggccgggccggaggacgaggacgccgTGGTGGTGAATTTCGAGGAGAACGGGTTCTTGCTGCGCAGGGGGGAGGTCAAGCGCGTTGGGTATACCGTTGTCAGTGGCGGGAGGGAGGGGTGGAGGGGCAGGGTGGTGGGGAGGAGTTTGTGGGAGAATTTGTTGCCTTGA